The nucleotide window gagagaaagttagaagctcattcacgtctgtgtcagccgccgtgtggtcaattgaatgagtGCAAAGAGAGCTGTTGGCTGTGGAGGGAAAGCTCAACCTCACGCTTGTGGGTAAATACTGGCGACCTCTAatacggaaagtagctaaggttcGTCTAAAAAGTTGCTAGATAAGTCGCTATGTGCTTTTTCGAAAAAAGGTATCTAAAGGGTTGAgaaaaagtcggtaaatctagttACAAAGGCGGTAAATTTGCAACGCTGCCTGTAAACGTCCCCctgatgacataatagaaacgccaattcattttgaaagagcaacggccgATTGAGGAAGACTTCAGCACTTGGTCAcgcggcattcagctgaccaatggtgtaacttcatcactcagtcagtcagtgaaagAAATTTTTGTTGACAGGGCTGGCCCCCCTGTTACAGTCCAGccaaaatattgattatagcagctttgaagtcctcttctttctctctgcagatgAACGACCAAGAAAGCAGCACCTCGGCCTCCCAGACAGAGGGAGAACTTGAGGGAGTGATGGATgggaaaggagaaagagatgaaaaacagagggaCTGTCCAGCCCCCAGTCTGTCCAacgtctcctcctctctgcaagCCATCATACGCATCAAACAGAAGTACCATGCCTTGAAGAAGCGGCGTCAGGAGATGACCCTGGGGCTGGGAGGAGCAGGGAACTTCACAGGAGTTCCAGCACGAACCAGCCCAAAATACTTCACCTTTGACAGACTCCCCCCGTCGTCCTCCGTCcctcagaggaagaagaagagaaggaggaagccAGTGTTGTATCCCAACACTAGGAGGTACAGAAACCAGCCAAAGCAGGAGCACAGCCTAGCCAAGCACTGCCTTTTCCTGCTCTGTGTCATCGTCTTTCTCCAGGTACAGTATCTATTCTAATTACAGCCTTTCATGTATGGGTGCTTCATAACGTTACCAACTCCTCGCTTAGATAGATTTTGGATGATgtattgaaatatttgtttgaaaGACAGGAATTTCAAAGTGTCTTAGAGGCTTTTGCAGCTCAATTAGGAGTTTCTCTGCTAGTTTTAACTCCTATTCCCTCAACAGGCAATCTGTGAGGAAGCTtcttataaagaaaaaatggtCACCACCTCAAGAGGAATTGGATGGGTAGGGTTAGGTGGCCGAATTGGCTGAAATCTTgagcttttacttaagtagatgTAGCTATGAAGGTTAAAGAGTAATCTAACACCAGGCTTAGCAGTGTTTCGCTGCCTTCTCTGGTTGAAAATTCAAGTCTGTTTCAGACTTGTAAATGGTTGGAAAGATGGATGAATTACTAACATGGAAATGCCTGAAAATGCTGATGCTTCACATCAGTCAAAGACCACTGTTCCATGTAATAAGTCACCGTTTTACCGTTTCTCTATATACAATCCATCAATTAGTCATGACTCTGAAGGGAAATGTTGAAATTACGTTTAAAATTTAAAcgtaatttaaacattttatctcAACCAAACGATGCCTAAATAATGTTGAATCTCCATATTTAGCAATGCTATAGCAGCATGACTCTAATGATGCCAGCACTGCTCAATTTGTTGgtgcaccactttggtccagagtgagatatctcgacaactattggaGGATAACCTTGGGTTGAGATCAATATGTCACACTactattttattctattattttttcagctATCTGGTGGATTGTCTCAAATGTTTTCAGGGACATTCAgggtctccagaggatgaattctaagGACTTTTCCTTTAGAGCCAGTCAAAGGTTTGAATTGTTCAGCAAAATATCTTGACGTGTCCTATATTGGCACTAAATGTTTTACAGACtttcatggtcctcagaggctgtatcctaatgactttggttaccctctgacttttcctcaagtGCAAACATGAGGGTGAATTTTGTGGTttggagtgaaatgtctcaacaattattggatggattgccttgaaatcTGGTACACGCATTCATGTCCCCCACAGGAggaattgtaatcactttatttatcccttgacttttcctctagctccaTCTATCAGGCCACAGTACTATTTAAGTTGGTTTAAGCTGATAGGTTGAcatcctttctctgtctcaagGTACACTGCAAATAGTGAGGGTAAGGAATTTGTCGTCAACTGCTGTGTGAAGGTCCCAGTTTTCGTGACCGTTGCTTGGAAAGCAAAAGCAATCTGAATATGTTAATTTGGGCTATACtgaatttctgacattttatacactcaATAATCAATCAGTTATCACAGAAAATAGTTGTCAAAAGTATTGATAATAAAGATAACTGTTTATTGCAGCGTTACCGTTCTCCTGTGATGGAATAATAATACCTTGCCTGAGGTTTCCTGGTTGTTAATTAGGTcgacaaatgagaaaaaattgAGGCAGTGTgataaaatacaactttaaaataaagGAGCTcgatataaactaaaacaatttaGGCCTCAAAACTAGATTTTGAAACAGGGTCCCTCTATAATTCTGGGGTCCCAAGACGCAGGATGGAGGACCTGTCGAGTTTCAAATTTCTGTCAAACttgtgattaatcaaattatgtagatcCAAATGATATGGAGGGAACCTGGGGCTTTTTCAGCCCCTGGATGTCTGGGtagttgcccactttgcccagGTGTAAATCCAGCCTTGTCTGCAGCCTGTCATTGCCAGGATCGTACTCTTAATATCTATCACTTGTCTGTTTCCAGGTGTATAATGCCATAGAGAACCTAGATGACCATGTACTAAGATATGACCTGGAGGGGCTGGAGAAGACACTGAGGAGGGAGGTGTTTGGACAGCAGGGAGCAGTGGAGGGTCTGCTGTCCCAACTGAAGGACTACCTGTCCACCTATGTCCACAATAAGCCCCTGGTGGTGTCCGTGCATGGCCCCAGTGGAGTGGGCAAGAGCCACCTGGGACGCCTCCTGGCTGCACACTTCCGCTCCGTGGTGGGGGAGACGCTGGTGCTGCAGTACTACGTTCTCCACCACTGCCCCCAGGAGGCCGATGCCCTGCGGTGCGCCCACAACCTCTCCACTCTCATCTCGGAGATGGTGGAACaagccgaggaggaggagaagatccCGCTCTTCATCTTTGACGAGGCCGAGCACATGCACGGTGAGCTCCTGGACGCACTGTGGCATGTCGTGGTCTACAAACAGTCCAATGAATACCTCAATGCTATCTACCTGTTCCTGAGCAATCTGGGTCACGAACACATCACCAAACATATGCTATACAACTCCTCAAGTACTTCTACGACGATGACAGCATCTGGTCGTCATAGTAACCTTGTAAAAGAGCTGACTCCAATATTACGCAACATTTTGGAGAAGCTTCACCCACTGTGGACAGAGGTGGACATCTTGCCTCTGGGCCTTCTGGAGAAAGGTCACGTAATGGAGTGCTTCCTGGATGAAATGACTCGCGAGGGGTTCTACCCGGATCATACCAACATAGAGCGCCTCGCAGGGGAGATTGAATATTACCCTGCTGTAGGGGGTTACGAATACTGTCAGACAGGCTGCAAGCAAGTGGTGGCTAAGGTCAACCTGTTGTGAAATGCTCTGAAGGAAATGTTTGCATGCTTCACGTTCTTTAAACATGAAGAAACAGTGCATGGTGTTATGAAACTTGAATGACACAACTCAGagcctcagagaaaaaaaagagtgaaggaCATTCATTAcgggtcattttttttgttatcacatgtaaaaacaagaaCCTGATGCACATTAGGGAATGAGGGCGATCAATAGTCATTCAATTACAATGGGAAGTTGATGTATTTGTAATACAACAGTCACTATCCTTCAGTTCAGGGCGTTCAGAGGAagtcctttttttcctgaatgCAGCGCCACTTGTATTAATGCTAGTGCAAGTCAGCAGGTAGCGTGCATATTTCTGCAAAGATCTACGACACATGCACCTGTGGATTCacttaaatatacagtataagaacTGCAATATGTAAGTAATTGATTCTGCCTTGGACCGGCAGATGGGAAGCAGCTGGTGGGTTATCATCAGATTTAGCTGGAGTGATTTTTAGGTAGAAGTAGGATGCGTCGTCTTCTCCTCGTCTGAGAATATGTGGTCCCGaacaggtttatttattttttttaaaaaaaaggtgtttttccATTGATATGCTCCATGTTCATGTTCAAAGAAATGAACTGTAAGTCAGCGCAGATTTGTGCTAGCATTAGGATTTAATTTTTACTTGATGGATGTGTTGGTGTCCTGTGTTCAGGTATCTTTCAGTCCAAATATTtcttatataaatgtaaatgtgtagtGAATGCCTCGTTATTAAAGACGACATTTAAACACGGCTGTGAGAATTTTCTTGGTGCGACAGCAGCCACAACCTGTAAAAGCTTCTTACGTTTCTTCTGCATTTgacaaaaatggaaagaatcttaaaggaacagttcaacatttttggaaactcTGCCTACTTGCTctcttgttgagagttagacAAGAACAGTGATGCCACACTCATTTCTGTATGGCgaatgtgaagctacagccagcagctgtagcttcacattcctcagaacttgtttttattctttggtTTTTCCACAGATACAGGTATGACATGTTATCAGTGTTAATAAGTGAGCgttagaggtgctggttggGGGACTTCTGTTTCCTTTGGacatagccaggctagctgtttccctgtttcaagtctctgtgctatgctaagctaactgtctgcaGCTACATATGAACTGTACAATTTTTCCATATTCTCATCTCattctctgcaagaaagcaactGAGCACGTCCCGAAAATGtcacacagttttgttttttttaactcaaggttcacttactagcttttccagagcttttaactgtctctcagtttctctctgcAGATGGAGTTGGAGAAGTccgtgacaactgagcaaaactccatctgctgaggaagacctTGAGATGTGGTTAAAGCTCCAGCAAAAAGGCTAGTAAGTGGGTCTtgagctgttttaaaaaaaaaaaaaaaaaaaaaaaaacatttctaccTTTACACTATATATGGACGAGAAAAGAATCACAAC belongs to Xiphias gladius isolate SHS-SW01 ecotype Sanya breed wild chromosome 20, ASM1685928v1, whole genome shotgun sequence and includes:
- the tor4aa gene encoding torsin-4A, translating into MNDQESSTSASQTEGELEGVMDGKGERDEKQRDCPAPSLSNVSSSLQAIIRIKQKYHALKKRRQEMTLGLGGAGNFTGVPARTSPKYFTFDRLPPSSSVPQRKKKRRRKPVLYPNTRRYRNQPKQEHSLAKHCLFLLCVIVFLQVYNAIENLDDHVLRYDLEGLEKTLRREVFGQQGAVEGLLSQLKDYLSTYVHNKPLVVSVHGPSGVGKSHLGRLLAAHFRSVVGETLVLQYYVLHHCPQEADALRCAHNLSTLISEMVEQAEEEEKIPLFIFDEAEHMHGELLDALWHVVVYKQSNEYLNAIYLFLSNLGHEHITKHMLYNSSSTSTTMTASGRHSNLVKELTPILRNILEKLHPLWTEVDILPLGLLEKGHVMECFLDEMTREGFYPDHTNIERLAGEIEYYPAVGGYEYCQTGCKQVVAKVNLL